The following proteins are co-located in the Deinococcus metallilatus genome:
- a CDS encoding SDR family oxidoreductase — protein MANLSSSTIMLTGAGGALATAVAQELEDAGAQLVLVGRGEALERAADRFPATEVLDLDLRDPASVDALRKVKVDALVHTVGAYAAQDVQKATDEDLRAMFDENMLTLFHAVQGVLPHMLRQKDGLIMGVSSGSAARMSGPKAALYTASKAAVAAYILSLHDELKAKGVRGCVLYPMGAIDTPRNRDAGLDWDRLIDPRGLAKSVAHALTRPDRAHLTELKIYPDA, from the coding sequence ATGGCGAACCTCAGCTCCTCGACAATCATGCTGACCGGGGCAGGCGGCGCGCTGGCGACCGCCGTCGCCCAGGAACTGGAAGACGCGGGCGCGCAGCTCGTGTTGGTGGGCCGCGGCGAGGCCCTGGAGCGCGCCGCTGACCGCTTTCCCGCGACCGAGGTGCTCGACCTGGATCTGCGGGACCCCGCCAGCGTGGACGCGCTGCGGAAAGTGAAGGTGGACGCGCTGGTGCATACCGTGGGGGCCTACGCCGCGCAGGACGTGCAGAAGGCCACCGACGAGGACCTGCGCGCGATGTTCGACGAGAACATGCTGACCCTCTTTCATGCGGTGCAGGGCGTGCTCCCCCATATGCTCCGCCAGAAGGACGGTCTGATCATGGGCGTCAGCTCGGGGTCCGCGGCCCGGATGAGTGGCCCGAAAGCCGCGCTCTACACCGCCAGCAAGGCCGCCGTCGCCGCATACATCCTCAGCCTGCACGACGAACTCAAGGCCAAGGGCGTGCGCGGCTGCGTGCTGTACCCGATGGGCGCCATCGACACGCCCAGGAACCGTGACGCGGGCCTGGACTGGGACCGCCTGATCGACCCGCGCGGCCTCGCCAAGAGTGTCGCCCACGCGCTGACCCGTCCCGACCGTGCCCACCTGACCGAGCTGAAGATCTACCCGGACGCCTAG